The Geomonas ferrireducens genome includes a window with the following:
- a CDS encoding HD-GYP domain-containing protein, whose product MPLELCQLALRQTLDLITLTDDTLRDLTRRKFSSDELYNEVLGKLLGGNGRRGPSGILIANEGPDATCCNGQVFHLRDERLLERSEAISIEPGSSYAGSLLLVEGGAEVVALNWNDICANIGEFQSFFHPKVVEAMGEPILNFVSCRISGDVKGVIEAFNYQGRVTEYDADVLRSAAVMIGSLLTVSNGMRETEHAFTYTIQALARACEAAEPDTGRHIVRVNRYAGALAANMGFNNEFVNDMSISAQMHDVGKIRIPTEILLKEGRLTPREMKLIRQHPAYGSEIIGDSPRLRIAREIALSHHENWDGTGYPKRLRGERIPISGRIVKVADVYDALRSRRSYKGAMTHEEALHVFRNGDDRINPAAHFDPAVLAAFFRIEHMFEMIFDSSILKLGFDRAVTPTDSK is encoded by the coding sequence ATGCCATTGGAACTGTGTCAACTAGCGCTGAGACAGACCCTCGATCTCATCACCCTCACCGATGACACCTTGCGCGATCTAACCCGCCGCAAGTTCAGCAGCGACGAACTATACAACGAAGTGCTGGGTAAATTACTTGGAGGCAACGGCCGCCGCGGCCCTTCTGGCATCCTCATCGCCAACGAAGGGCCCGACGCCACCTGCTGCAACGGACAGGTATTTCATCTGCGCGACGAGCGACTGCTGGAGCGCTCAGAGGCAATAAGCATCGAACCCGGCTCGAGCTACGCCGGGAGCCTTCTCCTTGTGGAAGGTGGAGCCGAAGTGGTGGCGCTTAACTGGAACGACATCTGTGCGAACATCGGTGAATTCCAGTCATTCTTTCATCCCAAGGTGGTCGAAGCGATGGGGGAGCCGATCCTCAACTTCGTAAGTTGCCGGATCAGCGGCGACGTGAAAGGGGTGATTGAGGCCTTCAATTATCAGGGGAGGGTAACCGAGTACGACGCCGATGTTCTGCGCAGCGCCGCCGTCATGATCGGTTCACTGTTGACCGTCTCCAACGGGATGCGCGAGACGGAGCATGCTTTCACCTACACCATACAGGCGCTCGCGCGGGCCTGCGAGGCCGCCGAGCCCGACACCGGCCGCCACATCGTGCGCGTGAACCGCTACGCCGGCGCACTTGCCGCCAACATGGGGTTCAACAACGAGTTCGTGAACGACATGTCCATTTCGGCGCAGATGCACGATGTGGGGAAAATCCGCATCCCCACCGAGATCCTGCTCAAAGAAGGAAGGCTGACGCCGCGGGAAATGAAACTGATACGCCAGCATCCCGCCTACGGTTCCGAGATCATCGGCGATTCCCCGCGACTTCGGATCGCCAGAGAGATCGCACTCTCGCATCACGAGAACTGGGACGGCACCGGGTACCCCAAACGGCTCAGGGGGGAACGGATTCCCATCTCGGGGCGCATCGTGAAGGTCGCTGACGTGTACGACGCGCTCCGATCACGCCGCAGTTACAAGGGGGCCATGACCCATGAAGAGGCCCTCCATGTGTTTCGAAACGGGGACGACCGGATCAACCCGGCAGCTCATTTCGACCCCGCCGTTCTAGCCGCCTTTTTTAGAATCGAGCACATGTTCGAGATGATCTTCGACAGCTCGATTCTGAAACTAGGCTTCGACCGAGCGGTGACCCCGACCGATTCGAAATAG
- a CDS encoding 4Fe-4S binding protein, protein MEKTPANIEIIEKYCKGCHICVEFCPTKVLEMKGFVASVKNLEACIKCMQCELRCPDFAIKVS, encoded by the coding sequence ATGGAGAAAACACCGGCGAACATCGAGATCATCGAGAAGTACTGCAAGGGGTGCCACATCTGTGTGGAATTCTGCCCCACCAAGGTCTTGGAAATGAAGGGTTTTGTGGCAAGCGTCAAGAACCTTGAGGCATGCATCAAGTGCATGCAGTGCGAGCTTAGATGCCCTGATTTTGCAATCAAAGTATCGTAA
- a CDS encoding 2-oxoacid:ferredoxin oxidoreductase subunit beta produces the protein MSFDYDKYIRPGKLPHIWCPGCGHGIVMKGLIRAIDTLGLSKENTAIVSGIGCASRLPGYLDCCTLHTAHGRAAAFATGVKMARPEMNVILCGGDGDGTAIGGNHFIHACRRNIDMTYIIMNNNIYGMTGGQFSPCTPTGAKASTTPYGNPDPSFDVAKLAIGAGATFVARGTAYHATQIDKLIVEAIQHKGFSVVEILDDCPTTYGRRNKFKSVIEMMNRLKDIAVPVKAAEKMTPEQLEGKIITGVLYKEEKPEYTTEYAKVIERAKK, from the coding sequence ATGTCTTTTGATTACGATAAGTACATCCGTCCCGGGAAACTGCCGCACATCTGGTGCCCGGGCTGCGGTCACGGCATCGTCATGAAGGGCCTGATCAGGGCCATCGACACCCTCGGCCTTAGCAAAGAGAACACCGCGATCGTCTCCGGTATCGGCTGCGCATCCCGTCTTCCCGGCTACCTCGACTGCTGCACCCTGCACACCGCTCACGGCCGTGCTGCTGCATTCGCCACCGGCGTAAAGATGGCCCGCCCCGAGATGAACGTCATCCTCTGCGGTGGCGACGGCGACGGTACCGCCATCGGCGGTAACCACTTCATCCACGCATGCCGCCGCAACATCGACATGACCTACATCATCATGAACAACAACATCTACGGGATGACCGGCGGCCAGTTCTCCCCGTGCACCCCGACCGGTGCCAAGGCTTCCACCACCCCGTACGGCAACCCTGATCCGTCCTTCGACGTGGCGAAACTGGCCATCGGCGCAGGCGCGACCTTCGTTGCCCGCGGCACCGCCTACCACGCGACCCAGATCGACAAGCTGATCGTGGAAGCGATCCAGCACAAGGGCTTCTCCGTGGTTGAGATTCTCGACGACTGCCCGACCACCTACGGTCGTCGCAACAAGTTCAAGTCCGTCATCGAGATGATGAACCGTCTGAAGGACATCGCCGTTCCGGTGAAGGCCGCCGAGAAGATGACCCCGGAGCAGCTCGAAGGGAAGATCATCACCGGCGTTCTGTACAAGGAAGAGAAGCCGGAGTACACCACCGAGTACGCGAAAGTCATCGAGCGCGCCAAGAAATAA
- the mdh gene encoding malate dehydrogenase, which yields MARKKIALIGGGQIGGVLAQLAALRELGDVVMFDIVEGLPQGKMLDIAEVGSVDGFDCCLKGTNSYEDIQGADVVIVTAGLPRKPGMSRDDLIEVNSKIMTSVAEGIKAHAPNSFVIVISNPLDAMVTLCQKITGFPYNRVIGQAGVLDSARFKTFIAWELGVSVKDVNAMTLGGHGDDMVPLVRYASVNGIPVMELLEKKYKDKAKAKEVMDAMVKRTRGAGGEVVALLKTGSAFYSPASSAICMAESILKDQKRVLPTCAYLNGEFGVKGFYVGVPCVLGENGVEQILEFELDAEEQAMMDKSVAAVKELVGSMK from the coding sequence ATGGCACGTAAGAAAATCGCACTTATCGGTGGTGGTCAGATCGGCGGCGTACTTGCACAGCTCGCAGCTCTGCGCGAACTGGGTGACGTGGTGATGTTCGACATCGTGGAAGGCCTTCCGCAGGGCAAGATGCTCGATATCGCCGAAGTAGGCTCTGTTGACGGCTTTGACTGCTGCCTCAAGGGCACCAACAGCTACGAGGACATCCAGGGCGCCGACGTCGTCATCGTCACTGCAGGTCTTCCCCGCAAACCGGGCATGAGCCGCGACGACCTGATCGAGGTCAACTCCAAGATCATGACCTCCGTCGCGGAAGGGATCAAAGCCCACGCACCGAACTCCTTCGTCATCGTCATCTCCAACCCGCTCGACGCGATGGTGACCCTGTGCCAGAAGATCACCGGCTTCCCCTACAACCGCGTCATCGGTCAGGCCGGCGTCCTCGACTCCGCACGCTTCAAGACCTTCATCGCCTGGGAACTCGGCGTTTCCGTCAAGGACGTGAACGCGATGACCCTGGGCGGCCACGGCGACGACATGGTGCCGCTGGTCCGTTACGCCTCCGTGAACGGCATCCCGGTCATGGAACTCCTCGAGAAGAAATACAAGGACAAGGCTAAGGCCAAGGAAGTCATGGACGCCATGGTCAAGAGGACCCGCGGTGCAGGCGGCGAGGTTGTCGCCCTGCTGAAAACCGGTTCCGCCTTCTACTCCCCGGCTTCCTCCGCGATCTGCATGGCGGAGTCCATCCTGAAGGACCAGAAGCGCGTACTGCCGACCTGCGCATACCTGAACGGCGAGTTCGGCGTGAAAGGCTTCTACGTCGGCGTTCCCTGCGTCCTGGGCGAGAACGGCGTCGAGCAGATCCTCGAGTTCGAACTCGACGCAGAAGAGCAGGCGATGATGGACAAGTCCGTCGCCGCCGTTAAGGAACTCGTTGGTTCCATGAAGTAA
- a CDS encoding HD domain-containing protein — protein sequence MDRLIAALKRFFPEPLHPSIFLVGGMVRDVLLGVDCQDVDLVAAAPVSELTALGFRLVESKSTPNIYFRFKEPFGKIEITWLPSLDALPEDLSRRDFTVNAMAMSLEGRLVDPLGGKADLEGRVLRCCSPESLTNDPLRILRAFRFECEGWRLDAEAERILKGRDWTASLQRIPVERFSQEMLKALTKEDPSRFFRRMLELNIGVNFLPEIFRMVEIPAGPPQHHPEGDLFTHSLQVLERMARLTPEPVARFCALFHDLGKLYTPPELHPKHHGHDTLGAEQVPAFCRRLRLPAALQRALQATNRLHNNANRWEELRDSTKIRLALDAIKGGIQEFLPLQVAADFHASMPGWEVALEVAKLNAAQLGIDPALLDGKEVPPEKLQQIIMQQRVSQFRARLGG from the coding sequence ATGGACCGGCTGATTGCGGCATTGAAGCGGTTTTTCCCGGAGCCCCTGCACCCTTCCATCTTTCTGGTCGGCGGGATGGTGCGGGACGTCCTTCTGGGGGTGGATTGCCAGGATGTGGACCTCGTGGCTGCGGCCCCCGTCTCGGAGCTCACCGCGCTGGGGTTTCGCCTAGTCGAGTCGAAGAGCACCCCTAATATCTATTTCCGCTTCAAGGAGCCCTTCGGGAAGATCGAAATAACATGGCTCCCGTCGCTCGATGCGCTCCCCGAGGACCTTTCCCGGCGCGACTTCACCGTGAACGCCATGGCCATGTCACTGGAGGGGCGGCTCGTCGATCCTCTCGGCGGTAAAGCCGACCTTGAAGGTCGCGTGCTGCGTTGCTGCTCCCCCGAAAGCCTTACCAATGATCCGCTGCGCATCCTGCGCGCCTTCCGGTTCGAGTGCGAGGGTTGGCGGCTCGATGCTGAAGCGGAGCGGATCCTGAAGGGACGCGACTGGACCGCATCCCTGCAGCGCATCCCGGTGGAGCGGTTTTCCCAGGAGATGCTCAAGGCGCTCACCAAGGAAGACCCCTCCCGATTCTTCCGCCGCATGCTGGAGTTAAACATCGGCGTCAACTTCCTCCCCGAGATCTTCAGGATGGTGGAGATTCCGGCAGGTCCTCCGCAGCACCACCCCGAGGGTGACCTCTTCACGCATTCCCTGCAGGTGCTGGAACGGATGGCTAGACTGACACCCGAGCCCGTCGCCCGCTTCTGTGCCCTCTTCCACGATCTCGGCAAGCTCTACACGCCACCGGAACTGCATCCCAAACACCACGGGCACGATACGCTGGGGGCCGAACAGGTACCGGCCTTCTGCAGGAGGCTGAGACTACCGGCCGCGCTGCAACGTGCGCTGCAGGCAACGAACCGGCTGCACAACAACGCCAATCGTTGGGAGGAACTGCGGGACTCGACGAAGATACGGCTCGCGCTGGATGCCATCAAGGGGGGGATTCAGGAGTTCCTGCCTTTGCAGGTGGCGGCGGACTTTCATGCTTCCATGCCGGGATGGGAGGTGGCGCTCGAGGTGGCTAAATTGAACGCGGCGCAGTTGGGCATCGATCCGGCACTGCTGGACGGTAAGGAAGTGCCTCCGGAGAAGTTGCAGCAGATCATCATGCAGCAGAGGGTGAGTCAGTTCAGGGCACGCCTGGGTGGATGA
- a CDS encoding NADP-dependent isocitrate dehydrogenase, with product MTTNAKIVWTKIDEAPALATYSLLPIVNAFTKAAGVEVETRDISLAGRIIANFPENLTPEQKIADELAYLGELTQKPEANIIKLPNVSASIPQLKAAIAELQSQGYNIPNYPEEPKTDEEKALAARFAKVLGSAVNPVLREGNSDRRVAKAVKEYAKKHPHKMGAWSSDSKSHVSNMSAGDFYHSEKSVTLKEATTARIEFVDNLGKVTVMKEKLPLQAGEVLDGSFMNVRALRKFIQEQIDDAKAKGILFSVHLKATMMKISDPVIFGHFVSVYFKDVFEKHEATFKEIGVNADLGLGDLYKKLDKLPAGKKAEIEADIQATYAKQPPLAMVDSDKGITNLHASNDIIIDASMPVVIRDSGKMWAPDGKLADTKCVIPDTCYSEWYQECIDFCKKNGQFDPTTMGATSNVGLMAQKAEEYGSHDKTFVAPLNGTMRVVDAAGEVLIQHQVEQGDIWRGCQAKDLPIRDWVKLAVSRARATGAPAVFWLDKNRAHDAQMIEKVNTYLKDHDTTGLELHIMSPVEAMRFTLPRAKAGKDTITVTGNALRDYLTDLFPILELGTSAKMLSIVPLLAGGGLFETGAGGSAPKHVQQFQQEGYLRWDSLGEFLALAVSLEHLAATFKNEKAALLAETLDVANTKFLDQNKNPARKVGQIDNRGSHFYLAMYWAEAIAAQTKDAGLAAKFAKVAKALQENEEKINAELIGAQGKPVDMGGYYHPNDAKTEAAMRPSATLNAIVDSIN from the coding sequence ATGACAACTAATGCAAAGATCGTTTGGACCAAGATCGACGAGGCCCCCGCACTGGCAACCTACTCCCTGCTCCCCATCGTCAACGCCTTCACCAAGGCGGCTGGCGTCGAGGTAGAGACCAGGGACATCTCGCTGGCCGGCAGGATCATCGCGAACTTCCCGGAGAACCTGACCCCGGAGCAGAAGATCGCTGACGAACTCGCCTACCTCGGTGAGCTGACCCAGAAGCCGGAAGCCAACATCATCAAGCTCCCCAACGTCTCCGCCTCCATCCCGCAGCTCAAAGCCGCCATCGCCGAGCTCCAGAGCCAGGGGTACAACATCCCCAACTACCCGGAAGAGCCCAAAACCGACGAAGAGAAGGCGCTCGCGGCACGCTTCGCCAAGGTGCTCGGCTCCGCGGTAAACCCGGTCCTGCGTGAGGGTAACTCCGACCGTCGCGTCGCCAAGGCGGTCAAGGAATACGCCAAGAAGCACCCGCACAAGATGGGCGCCTGGTCCTCCGACTCCAAGAGCCATGTTTCCAACATGAGCGCCGGTGATTTCTACCACTCCGAGAAATCGGTGACCCTGAAAGAGGCCACCACCGCCAGGATCGAGTTCGTCGACAACCTGGGTAAGGTGACCGTGATGAAGGAGAAGCTCCCGCTGCAGGCTGGCGAGGTGCTGGACGGCTCCTTCATGAACGTACGGGCGCTGCGTAAGTTCATCCAGGAGCAGATCGACGACGCCAAGGCAAAGGGGATCCTCTTCTCCGTGCACCTTAAGGCGACCATGATGAAGATCTCCGACCCGGTCATCTTCGGTCACTTCGTCTCCGTCTACTTCAAGGACGTCTTCGAGAAGCATGAGGCGACCTTCAAGGAGATCGGCGTCAACGCCGACCTGGGCCTTGGCGACCTCTACAAGAAACTCGACAAGCTCCCGGCAGGCAAGAAGGCAGAGATCGAGGCCGACATCCAGGCCACCTACGCCAAGCAGCCGCCGCTGGCCATGGTCGATTCCGACAAAGGGATCACCAACCTGCACGCCTCCAACGACATCATCATCGACGCCTCCATGCCGGTCGTCATCCGCGACTCCGGCAAGATGTGGGCCCCGGACGGCAAACTCGCCGACACCAAGTGTGTGATTCCGGATACCTGCTACTCCGAGTGGTACCAGGAGTGCATCGACTTCTGCAAGAAAAACGGCCAGTTCGACCCGACCACCATGGGCGCCACCTCCAACGTCGGCCTCATGGCGCAGAAGGCCGAAGAGTACGGCTCCCACGACAAGACCTTCGTCGCACCGCTCAACGGCACCATGCGCGTCGTCGACGCCGCAGGCGAAGTGCTGATCCAGCACCAGGTAGAGCAGGGTGACATCTGGCGCGGCTGCCAGGCGAAGGATCTCCCGATCCGCGACTGGGTCAAGCTTGCCGTCAGCCGTGCCCGCGCAACCGGTGCTCCGGCCGTCTTCTGGCTCGACAAGAACCGCGCACACGACGCCCAGATGATCGAGAAGGTGAACACCTACCTGAAGGATCACGACACCACCGGTCTCGAGCTCCACATCATGTCCCCGGTCGAGGCGATGAGGTTCACCCTCCCGAGGGCGAAGGCCGGCAAGGACACCATCACCGTCACCGGCAACGCGCTCAGGGATTACCTGACCGACCTTTTCCCGATCCTCGAACTCGGCACCTCCGCGAAGATGCTCTCCATCGTTCCGCTGCTCGCGGGCGGCGGCCTCTTCGAGACCGGTGCGGGCGGCTCCGCTCCGAAGCACGTGCAGCAGTTCCAGCAGGAAGGCTACCTGCGCTGGGATTCCCTGGGCGAGTTCCTTGCCCTCGCGGTCTCCCTCGAGCACCTGGCCGCTACCTTCAAGAACGAGAAGGCCGCGCTCCTCGCCGAGACCCTCGACGTTGCCAACACCAAGTTCCTGGATCAGAACAAGAACCCGGCGCGTAAAGTCGGCCAGATCGACAACCGTGGCAGCCACTTCTACCTGGCCATGTACTGGGCCGAGGCTATCGCCGCCCAGACCAAGGACGCCGGCCTCGCCGCCAAGTTCGCCAAGGTGGCGAAGGCGCTCCAGGAGAACGAAGAGAAGATCAACGCCGAGCTCATCGGCGCCCAGGGCAAGCCGGTCGACATGGGGGGCTACTACCACCCGAATGATGCCAAGACCGAGGCCGCGATGCGTCCGAGTGCAACCCTGAACGCGATCGTTGACTCGATCAACTAA
- a CDS encoding LysM peptidoglycan-binding domain-containing protein — protein MARLITLLLLISAAACATQPPRFREEAAAKLDQLKFEGGERLYPAEYASVLQAFLKGDAYMMEDESKEADRYFQLTLLKGDLLAQEVAAEKARLLAEEKARLAEEQRQAELERLAKLEEERLAKARALEKAQKEAAEAERKKAKPPVKEPVLVPSWSVRRGESLPLIASRSEVYGDRNLWPLIYRANRDQIRDPRHIWPGQILRVPRNLGRDDYAEARRYAQEHPLH, from the coding sequence TTGGCCCGACTGATAACCCTGCTGCTTCTTATTTCCGCGGCGGCCTGCGCAACGCAGCCGCCGCGGTTTCGTGAGGAAGCCGCCGCCAAGCTTGACCAGCTCAAGTTCGAGGGTGGAGAGCGTCTGTACCCCGCCGAGTACGCCAGCGTGCTTCAGGCGTTCCTGAAAGGGGACGCCTACATGATGGAGGATGAGTCGAAGGAGGCGGATCGTTACTTCCAGCTCACCCTGCTCAAGGGAGACCTTCTGGCCCAGGAGGTGGCTGCCGAGAAGGCGCGCCTTTTGGCCGAGGAAAAGGCGCGGCTTGCCGAAGAGCAGCGGCAAGCCGAGCTGGAGCGGCTCGCCAAGCTGGAAGAGGAGCGCCTCGCAAAGGCGCGGGCGCTTGAAAAGGCCCAGAAGGAGGCCGCCGAGGCTGAGCGTAAGAAGGCAAAGCCCCCGGTCAAGGAGCCGGTCCTCGTCCCATCCTGGTCGGTGCGCCGGGGGGAATCGCTCCCTCTTATCGCATCGCGCTCCGAGGTCTACGGCGACAGGAATCTCTGGCCCCTGATCTATCGCGCCAACCGCGACCAAATCCGCGACCCGCGGCACATCTGGCCCGGCCAGATCCTCAGGGTACCCAGGAACCTTGGGCGCGACGATTACGCCGAGGCGAGGCGCTACGCTCAGGAACACCCGCTGCACTGA
- a CDS encoding 2-oxoacid:acceptor oxidoreductase subunit alpha, whose amino-acid sequence MAKKVAFLQGNEAAAQGALYAGCTFFGGYPITPSTEVAEVLSAELPKIGGKFIQMEDEIGAMASVIGASLAGSKALTATSGPGLSLKQELIGYACIAEVPVVIVNVMRGGPSTGMPTGPSQSDVMSAKWGTHGDHPAICLVPASVQELFEETVRAFNLAEKYRTPVMVMPDEIVAHMRERIVFPEPGELEVINRTAPSVPPAEYKPYDTSFGDVPPLAAYGSGYKFHVTGLNKAQDGFPTTKAALVQAEEERQVRKVDANVDDIVTFEEYMLDDAEVAIIAFGSTSRSARFAVNEARKEGIKAGLFRIKTFWPFPDKQIAALAGKVKAFITPEMNLGMCTGEVKRCAEGKASVHGIFRVDGEPINPGQILEKIKEVK is encoded by the coding sequence GTGGCTAAAAAAGTTGCATTCCTTCAGGGGAACGAAGCTGCCGCACAGGGGGCACTCTACGCCGGGTGCACGTTCTTCGGCGGTTATCCGATTACTCCCTCTACCGAGGTCGCTGAGGTGTTGTCCGCAGAACTTCCCAAAATTGGCGGGAAATTCATCCAGATGGAGGATGAGATCGGCGCCATGGCTTCCGTCATAGGTGCTTCCCTTGCCGGCTCCAAGGCGCTCACCGCGACCTCCGGCCCGGGTCTCTCCCTGAAGCAGGAGCTCATCGGCTACGCCTGCATCGCCGAGGTTCCCGTCGTCATCGTGAACGTCATGAGGGGCGGCCCCTCCACCGGCATGCCGACCGGTCCTTCCCAGTCCGACGTGATGAGCGCCAAGTGGGGCACCCACGGCGACCACCCGGCCATCTGCCTTGTACCGGCTTCCGTGCAGGAGCTCTTCGAAGAGACCGTGCGCGCCTTCAACCTGGCCGAGAAGTACCGCACCCCGGTAATGGTTATGCCGGACGAGATCGTTGCTCACATGCGCGAGCGCATCGTGTTCCCCGAGCCAGGTGAGCTCGAAGTGATCAACAGGACCGCCCCGAGCGTTCCGCCGGCAGAGTACAAGCCGTACGACACGAGCTTCGGCGACGTTCCGCCGCTGGCCGCTTACGGCTCCGGCTACAAGTTCCACGTAACCGGCCTCAACAAGGCGCAGGACGGCTTCCCGACCACCAAGGCTGCCTTGGTTCAGGCAGAAGAAGAGCGCCAGGTGCGCAAGGTCGACGCCAACGTCGACGACATCGTGACCTTCGAGGAGTACATGCTCGATGACGCCGAAGTCGCCATCATCGCTTTCGGCTCCACCTCCCGCTCCGCACGCTTCGCGGTAAACGAGGCGAGGAAAGAGGGCATCAAGGCCGGTCTCTTCAGGATCAAGACCTTCTGGCCGTTCCCGGACAAGCAGATCGCAGCACTTGCCGGCAAGGTGAAGGCGTTCATCACTCCGGAGATGAACCTTGGCATGTGCACCGGCGAAGTGAAGCGTTGCGCCGAAGGCAAAGCCAGCGTCCACGGCATCTTCCGCGTCGACGGCGAGCCGATCAACCCGGGGCAGATCCTCGAAAAGATCAAGGAGGTTAAGTAA
- a CDS encoding 2-oxoacid:acceptor oxidoreductase family protein, translated as MSQRYEIRFSGAGGQGLILAGVIMAEAASIYDGKQAVQSQSYGPEARGGASKSEVIVSDTMIDYPKATVVDALLALTQEACDKYSHDLKEGGVLLVDSDLVTKLPKGNFKTVSFPIINTAKNEVGREIVANIVALGAMVALTGVVSKEGAEKAVLARVPEAFMELNKKAFQLGFEKATAAKA; from the coding sequence ATGTCTCAGAGATATGAAATCAGATTTTCCGGGGCTGGCGGGCAGGGTCTCATCCTCGCCGGCGTCATCATGGCGGAAGCCGCTTCCATCTACGACGGCAAGCAGGCCGTTCAGTCGCAGAGCTACGGCCCCGAGGCAAGGGGCGGTGCATCCAAGTCGGAGGTCATCGTTTCCGACACCATGATTGACTATCCGAAGGCGACCGTCGTCGACGCGCTCCTCGCGCTGACCCAGGAAGCCTGCGACAAGTACTCCCACGACCTGAAGGAAGGCGGGGTGCTGCTGGTCGATTCCGATCTGGTCACCAAGCTTCCCAAGGGGAACTTCAAGACCGTTTCCTTCCCGATCATCAACACCGCCAAGAACGAAGTCGGCCGTGAGATCGTGGCAAACATCGTGGCGCTTGGTGCCATGGTGGCGCTGACCGGCGTGGTCAGCAAGGAAGGGGCCGAGAAGGCGGTTCTCGCCCGTGTTCCGGAAGCTTTCATGGAGCTGAACAAGAAGGCGTTCCAGCTTGGTTTCGAGAAGGCGACTGCGGCCAAGGCCTAA
- the rlmD gene encoding 23S rRNA (uracil(1939)-C(5))-methyltransferase RlmD codes for MKNTSKPKHFTENSKPSRKENTPAPKTKKPAAKPERAAAVPSRAEKPARPAAGKPRDQREQPAGKTFKKADGKASAKQAKGKPARPAGTREERQPALRSGQVLELQIISNNEEGFGVAIHEGTRVLIAGGLAGETVVGKITYVGRRESFANIIKLLKRSPDRAPSAACKMGKACDGCGLMQMRYPAQLAWKKEMVSRQIRRYPSLSSATIHDVIASPSELGYRNTAKLVVAGKHSDPVIGIYRRNTHDVLEIEDCALHHPLINKVVKAAKAGIKKGKVQIYNPKSEMGLLRYLVVRVAEPGNQVMVVFVTTDQGYNEMHHLAKFVQQAVPEVAVVAQNINNSTGNVIFGHKDRSITKAQSLKAFIGDKSFNLSPHSFFQVNSGAARIIYEKVREFAHLSGKERVIDLYCGIGGISLFLADRAREVVGIEVVEAAVADATANAAMNRADNCSFEAGDAVHLIDEIGEEGGADLIVLNPPRKGCEEKVLKSVAAINPARIIYVSCSPETLARDLDILSRLGYRTLEVQPVDMFPQTVHVEDVALLEKAQDLKA; via the coding sequence CGCGGAGAAACCTGCCCGTCCCGCAGCAGGAAAGCCACGCGACCAGCGCGAGCAACCTGCAGGAAAAACCTTCAAGAAGGCCGATGGCAAAGCGTCCGCCAAGCAGGCAAAGGGGAAACCGGCGCGTCCGGCCGGAACCAGGGAAGAGCGCCAGCCTGCGCTGCGCAGCGGCCAAGTGCTGGAACTCCAGATTATTTCCAACAACGAAGAGGGGTTCGGCGTCGCCATCCACGAAGGGACCCGCGTTCTCATAGCCGGCGGACTCGCCGGTGAGACCGTTGTCGGGAAGATCACATACGTCGGGCGCAGGGAGTCCTTCGCCAACATAATTAAGCTTTTGAAGCGGTCTCCCGACCGCGCCCCCTCAGCTGCCTGCAAAATGGGGAAGGCCTGCGACGGTTGCGGGCTCATGCAGATGCGCTACCCGGCCCAGCTCGCCTGGAAAAAGGAAATGGTGAGCCGCCAGATCCGCAGATACCCTTCCCTTTCCAGCGCCACCATACATGACGTGATCGCCTCACCGAGCGAGCTAGGCTACCGCAACACGGCGAAACTCGTCGTCGCCGGCAAGCACTCCGACCCGGTGATCGGGATATACCGTCGCAATACGCACGACGTGCTGGAGATCGAGGACTGCGCGCTGCACCATCCGCTGATCAACAAGGTGGTTAAGGCCGCGAAGGCCGGGATCAAGAAGGGGAAGGTGCAGATTTACAACCCGAAGAGCGAGATGGGGCTCTTGCGCTACCTGGTGGTGCGCGTGGCCGAGCCCGGGAACCAGGTCATGGTGGTCTTCGTGACCACGGATCAGGGCTACAACGAGATGCATCACCTGGCCAAGTTCGTCCAGCAGGCGGTCCCCGAGGTCGCCGTCGTGGCACAGAACATCAACAACTCCACGGGGAACGTGATCTTCGGCCACAAGGACCGCTCCATAACGAAGGCGCAGAGCCTGAAGGCCTTCATCGGCGACAAGAGCTTCAACCTCTCGCCGCACTCCTTCTTCCAGGTGAACAGCGGCGCCGCCCGCATCATCTACGAGAAGGTGCGGGAGTTCGCGCATCTCTCAGGCAAGGAGCGGGTGATCGACCTTTACTGCGGCATCGGCGGCATCTCGCTTTTCCTGGCGGACCGGGCCCGCGAAGTGGTGGGGATCGAGGTGGTCGAGGCGGCCGTCGCCGACGCCACCGCCAACGCGGCAATGAACCGCGCCGATAACTGCAGCTTCGAGGCGGGCGACGCCGTGCATCTCATCGACGAGATCGGCGAGGAGGGTGGCGCCGACCTGATCGTACTGAACCCGCCCCGGAAAGGGTGCGAAGAGAAGGTCCTGAAGAGCGTAGCGGCCATCAATCCTGCCCGCATCATCTACGTCTCCTGCTCGCCGGAGACCCTGGCGCGCGACCTGGACATCCTGTCCCGCCTGGGATACCGGACCCTCGAGGTGCAGCCGGTGGACATGTTCCCGCAGACGGTACACGTCGAGGACGTGGCACTCCTGGAAAAGGCGCAAGACTTAAAGGCTTAA